The following are from one region of the Cetobacterium somerae genome:
- a CDS encoding type II secretion system protein, whose protein sequence is MKKKKNKGFSVIEIVLVLGVIGILSSFIAPKVRDYLALAKDSKAINTLQSLRMANETYYLENGNYPNSEDNNMSKILKELEKYTGIKLSTGTTELFLDVGGSKNEGQEQVIKYGGKVKVELNENKGFILIPDLETLPLNMRGDKWSEL, encoded by the coding sequence ATGAAAAAGAAAAAAAATAAAGGATTTAGTGTAATTGAAATTGTTTTAGTTTTAGGTGTAATAGGTATTTTAAGTAGTTTTATAGCTCCAAAAGTAAGAGATTACTTGGCTCTTGCAAAGGATTCTAAAGCAATAAATACTCTTCAAAGTCTAAGAATGGCTAATGAAACTTACTATTTAGAGAATGGAAATTATCCAAATTCAGAAGATAATAACATGAGCAAAATTTTAAAAGAATTAGAGAAATATACGGGAATTAAGCTTAGCACAGGTACTACAGAATTATTTTTAGATGTTGGAGGAAGTAAAAATGAAGGACAAGAACAAGTAATAAAATATGGTGGAAAGGTAAAAGTAGAGTTAAATGAAAATAAAGGTTTTATATTAATACCTGATTTAGAGACTTTACCACTTAATATGAGAGGAGATAAATGGTCAGAATTATAG
- a CDS encoding prepilin peptidase, whose product MVRIIVYFFIVVILLEIIMRDVREKIILNKSNLMLLLLGWILGFLEGDLEERILGAALYTLPFILIYGYGSDVLNKECVGMGDVKLVTSLGFLLKFNTIFDILIFLNISFITPLIYLGGKYIYSKKLDKDIAFGPFLILSYFLIIIMENYEKW is encoded by the coding sequence ATGGTCAGAATTATAGTATATTTTTTTATAGTAGTAATTTTGTTAGAGATAATAATGAGAGATGTAAGAGAAAAAATAATTTTAAATAAAAGTAATTTAATGTTACTTTTATTAGGATGGATTTTGGGTTTTTTAGAAGGAGATTTAGAAGAAAGAATTTTGGGCGCTGCATTATATACTTTACCTTTTATTTTAATATACGGATATGGAAGTGATGTTTTAAATAAGGAGTGTGTAGGAATGGGAGATGTAAAGTTAGTTACAAGTTTAGGATTTCTTCTAAAATTTAATACGATTTTCGATATATTAATTTTTCTAAATATAAGTTTTATTACTCCTTTGATTTATTTAGGGGGAAAATATATATATTCAAAAAAACTAGATAAAGATATAGCTTTTGGTCCATTTTTAATTTTATCATATTTTTTAATTATAATTATGGAAAATTATGAAAAATGGTAA